Part of the Thunnus albacares chromosome 11, fThuAlb1.1, whole genome shotgun sequence genome, GGGTTTATGTATTGGACTATTTTTTGGCTCTgagcagttgccaggcaaccagtggagactccaggaagttactgctcACCACCGAGAATCAGTCTGTCACGTAGCCCCcataaaatgcaaaattgtcatttttacacttccgtttttttttttttttatagatcaAAGATATAATGGGTTCATTTGGGGAATTTAGAAGAGTTAATAGACACATTTCGTTACCTTTGGCATaaccaggctagcagtttccagTCTATATGCTACAAtaagcctagcttagcataagcagtaaactgaagacagacagacataagaATGGTGTTGATCTTTTCATGTAATTGTCTGACAGAAAGCGAATAAGCGTTTTTCCCCAAATTATGAACTTTAACAAAGAAGATTTGATGCATATTTTGCAACTAATTGTTGGATGTGGATGCACTGAAGAGTTGACATCAAGGTCAAAGAGTTCATCACAAGGTTGAAATTCTCTTTacatttaatatacagtattttattctgttttatgtcCTTTAAATTAGGATTTTGCTGTTGTAGCTATATTATTATAAAGTGTGGAAAGTTTTGAAACTATCACaatatgcatgtgtgcactTTTATAATGTACTCAAAAAAAACTGACTACTTATTATTAATGAGCTTTGAGATTCAGCCTCAACAGCTGGAAAAGTAGAAAATTTgcccattttttttcttacatgtgACTTTTGCTTCActcctgaatgtgtgtgtgtgtggtgatctGTGTGTAGGTCAAGTTTTCTTCACCCTGAGCTGCGGCTCACAGGCTCTCGAGGGATCGCTGTACAAGGAACGTACCTGATccacacacaacaaatacaaagaGGGCGAGTAGCCAGGGGCCCACAGGATACTTCTCCTCTTGTGGTCGCTATGGgaaagaaacatacacacacacacacacatacacacacacatacagatacacacacacacatagagtacATTAGCGTTACAGCTGCAATAGAAAAGTGACAGATGCTGCAAAGCAAAGCTAAAACTGCTTGAGCGTGGGTAGCTTTACAAAGAGGTTTCCAATTTCCACGGCTGCTCGGGttgttttttgctgctgtttttttgctgtgtcaCTCTTTCTCCCTAAACCCGCCACCGCCAGTTATCTTCAGAAGTAACGAGACGCGATGATACTCATCAAAATGTCCACAATAACAGCTCTGTGGTTGCACTAAAGAACAACAAGAGGTGTctaattataaactgaatagtGCAGAGTTAGCAGATTTTCACACTGTGGGTCATGTGGAAAAGATGAGTGGTAAAGCACGAGGCGTCAGTCTAGGATTTAGGGAGAACCCATCAGTCCCacaggatgacatcatttgcTTGGACAGgaaacatgtttgtctgctgGTGATGAGGGACACTGTTACAGTCACTGATGCTGAGAGGTTGTTTTCTTCAAGCGTTAGCAGTGTCTGTAACTTGAGCAGCTTGATATTAGACCTTTAAGCTACTATTTAGTCTCCATTTAGTGACAAGAGGGCTGTGCAATGTTACTGTACACCACAACCCACATGAGAAAAATGGTGATTGTACTGTTTGTGGTGACATATTGTAGTACAACGCCCATGAGAGAGTTCAAGAGTCTCCAGAAAAATTAGGTTCAATATCATTACTTAATGCACAAGAATTAATCTAAATTAAATGACAGGAAACACTACTCTACGGCCATAAATCTCAACTCAAtcccaactattttgataattgatcgatcgttttcagtcatttttttaaagaaaacagtccaaattctctgattccaccaacttaaatgtgaatattttctggtttctttagtcttctgtgatagtaaactgagtaCTTTGAGTTGAGAACAAACCACATATGAAGACGTCACCTCGGGCTTTGGGAACCAGTGATTCCcatgttttctgacattttataggtcactacttttatttgtataaccaaatccaagcagacagaaataagCTAATTTTGAGCTGTATTAACATCTTACGCCAAGGTAGACATGTGTGATTATGTATACAgcatataaaaatgatttagtGTGTAGTTACCATTTAATGACTGAGCCCATTGCAAAAAAAGTTGTATGTGAGTGTTTGAAAGAAACTAAAaatcaaatatacatatacTTTACAGGAACAACACTCTGTCTGATGAAATATAGCAGAGGATGAGGTGGAAAAACTTAAAAGTGCATTAATTCATAAAAGACTCAGAAGGAAGATGGCTCATATTCTTCCTCATAATGGAGAGATTTAATGGGAAAATTATTcactgttctggagcttttgattgCAGGTGGAGTTTCGGTGGTTGCAGATgttcaaattcacatttttcacatcttGTCCATGATGTCTTAAAAGTTGAGATTGAAAGTTTCTTGATCTTTGAAACAGGAGTTTCAACAGCTGCTAAATGGACCACATGGTAAATTTGTTTTATCAACTAAAGTCAAGAATCAACTCTCAATCTCAATTTTTAAGCTTTTAAGCCAGCGTGGACAAACAGTCCTTGAAGAAAAACGGGAATTTGAACCAACCAACCAATAATCCAAATATATGTAGTggtataaaacagagaaaagcagcaaatcatcacatttgagaagctacatACAATCAATGTTTGGTATTTGTGCTTGATAAATAACTTAGATgaatgattatcaaaacagttgctgcttaatttgatcaactaatcaattaatcaatgtaGCACTGCCACTTTTAGCATTCTCAGAATTAGCTAAGAAAATATAACTAAGAAAAGCTAAGAAAATATATCCACACATCAACgagagctgcagcgattagtctattaattgattagctgaTCAACAGATATCATTAAGCAACAATTTGGTcgtttttaagcaaaaatgtcaaaacttcagtggtttctgcttctcaaatgttaatatttggTGGTTTTTTAAGGCTTTAGCCTCTGGAAAAATGTGAGTTTATGCATTCTTTTATGCATTTTTGACTTCTTTCTCATATTTTATCAACCTTAAGATTAATCAATTGATCGGGAAGAAAATCcgcagattaatcgataatgaataATTGTTAGTGGCAGCCCTGATGATAACTAGCCTGTAGACTAATTCACACATGAAACTGCAATCAATAAATTCAAATATTGTCTTATGCCTCAGATATACACCTGAACATGTCTGGATACCTGTTATATTCACTTTTCAGTTTGGTGTTTATTTGATTCACtaatcagcagcagtttcagttactttccagcagtggtggaagaagtattcagatcctttactcaagtaaaagtaccaatacagcaatgtaaaaatactccattacaactAAAAGTCCTGAATGAAAAAGAACTCAAGTATTagcagcttgatgtagtttaagtattgcagtaaaagtagtggtttgcTCCCTCTGgatgatatattattatatatgacatcattagattattaatactgaagcatcagtgtgtgagcagcatgttactgttgtagctgctggaggtggagctagtttgaactactttatatacagttagctagtttagtccagtggttcccaacctaggggtcggtCCCCTCTGAAGGGTCACctgataaatctgaggggttgtgagatgattaatgggagaggaaagaagaaaaaacaaagttttgatacacaaatctgttttcagtttttggactttttctctaatctttgatttttggtgaaatattggaccatttgaacatttattgaaatgaaaccatgtgagaagtttagagggaaaatctctatttggtggagctgttaacaactcataaacatctgaaatgtgaccccgactacacactgctctttataagacgtcaaaagccaaaaaggttggaaaccactgatttcatctttaacaatgtgttgtattttaaaagcttgttatattatccattgtgtcaaatcttcatctgaaaagtaactaaagctgtcaaataaacgtaatggagtagaaagtacaatatttctctctgaaatgtggtagcatcaaatggaaatactcaagtacaagtagaagtacctcaaaattgtgctTAAGTACAGAATTTGACCTTCCAGTCTGTATACTGGGATTAAAGtaagaaaagatttgtgagcTTGAAAAGTTACTCAGGATGAAATGTCTACAATATATTAAATGAAGTATCATATGGATTTAAAACTGCTCTCTGGCTGAACTCAGACATGGAACTTTAACCTCtgtgtataatataataaaaaaaactttttatttttgtcaccaTCCTTGACCAACAAAGTAACGTTAAGTTACTGTGAGGAGGGCGGTAACGAGCAGAGAGAATCGAGACTGAATAAAtcaaaaattttttttattcaaacagcTCAGCTTAAACCTGGATCCTCCATCTCCCACCACACCTGGAGGGGGGACACATGTGAGATAACCGGGACACACTGAACggtcatcaccatcatcatcaccaccaccaccaccaccaccaccacaccatcaccatcatcatcatcatgctgAACGTCACCTATCTGGGCTAATGCCATGCTGTCAGCGGATGCTCACCAGCGTCTTGGCCACGTTTCCTCTCTGCGTGAtgttcttgctgtgtttctcgTTGGCCATGCGGATCCTCTGTTTAGCCACCATCTTTCCCGGCGTTTATAACGAGCCTGCTGCgcctgttgtttgttttctgatgcTGCAGGCTGACAACAGCAGCTCGCGCCCCCCCTGCGTCAAGCTCGCACAACTCCGCCGGAAGCAAACCGGAAACACGGCGATTCCGCTTTCAGAGTGCAACAATGAGACGTTAGTGGTGCGGTGTGTGTGGTCGAGAGGACGGACGGAAGCGCAGTTTGTATCTTTAAAGGTGTATCTATAGTTGCTTCATTATTCTGACGTGTTTCCGAGGAAACTTAAATGTAAAGTGTTTGTCAAAGCCTTTATTCTGAAGGTTGACACAGGAAGTCACGTGGTTAATGTTGATGCACTTCACACAGCGCCCCTTTCGCGTGGCCCGGGGCGCGCGCTCCTGTCATCAATTATGGATTTTAATcgatttcatttgaaaaaaaaaagtgattaaaaaagaCAGCATGACAAGTCtgttcacttcttcttcttcttctttttcttatcatTATATGTTTTACCAAGTAAATATAGCatattataattatagttaCATCTCTagtttctattctatttttatttattattattccatcCATCTAGTACATGTAGGAAGCATGTATGTAGCGGTGCAAGGCTGTGATGTAAGGAAGCAGATTTATTTGAATTCAATtagtataataaaaaaaaaacttactaaAGCTATGTACATAATTCACATTCTAATACTTTACATAAATGAATTATGCAAACACTTGTGTGCAATATGTTCTGAAGAGCAActccttattattattattattattattattaataataataataaaaagagaaaaatggggACGTGATGATACCAAAATTTAAACAGGAGATAaaactttatgttttttctttacatttcatGGAACAATCTAATAATTCAACTctgttatttaattatttgttgttgctgctagttcctctctcttttctttttaagagaCATTTGCATTGGGATCGGAGTGCTGTTGAATTATTCAGGAACTTTGTGAAAATGTTGCCTACTGTAGCTTATTTTTGTCTCAAACTTGAGAGCCTTGGCTgccttgtgtttatttatttattcatttattggtCTGTTGTTATTTGCTATGGATTTGAATGGACATTGTgatttgtgtgtgggtgttctGATCTGTTTTAATAATGTATGTCTTGACATATGGAAGATGATATATGACATGTCCATAAACAAATGAGAGTGAGAACACCAGAGATCAAAATATTGTAGTAGAAATACTAGATGCTGTAAggcaaacacagaaacaatctAAGTTATTATTGAAATATACACAACAGTGTTGCTAGTTTATCAGGTTAGCTGAAATGAAtacagtctaatacaacagAGCTCCCATAAATACCATTTTCATGAAGGTTAAAATGTTCAGCACCAacttgaatcaacacctctcaaaaacttgacatttttttttttaggtctgCTTTATTTTGAGCTAGTTAAACCTAATAAACTGGTAACTGAGTGTATTTGCCATCATGTTTTACACCATTTTACACCACATGGAGAAGTTTCTAAGTAGGACATTGCtgcaatatttttaaatgagacCAATTTTTTGAATGAAGGGATTATTTCAAACCTATATTTCCAGTAAAATAGTTCCACACTACACTGCACACAGTCAGGGGCACTTTTCACCCTGAGTGACTCCTGCTCTATAGCTTTCAGTTCAATGAAAACAGGGTGACACCAACAGCCTGCTGACAGGATCTTTTAAGGTCAGTGTGATTTATTTCAAACATCAATTTCAAATAGGTCTCTGGCTGTATTATAGTAAGAAAAGCATTCAAAAAGGACCAATATAAAATCTGACCTCAGCCCAATATGGTGAAATGACAACCCAGCTTTACATAAGTGTAACATGCACATGTTACTGAATCAGTTACAGCTGACTTACATCATTGACTCAGTCTGTCAAGACGAGCTCGCCGGCTGctcagagagaaaggagggcagagagagagagagagagcagaggttGCCTAGCAACTGCATCAAAGGGTTTGCTTGGGAAGGGACACACGAAGTCAAACaatggagagaagaagaagagacggCCCGACTACAGTCTAAGCAGCCGACTCATAATTAAGTGTGTTGCATTGCTTTTAAGGATTCTGTACGATGTCCCACATGCAGTTGACTGATCATTTGTATtgacaaacatataaaaaaaataataaatgcagCTTCATCAGCAGGAATCATGCTGGTGGGAGTGTTGAATGGATAACACAATAATACCTTTTGATTTGGACTATGgtagtttttgtatttttcatattgtcaataGATCTCttgtgcagaaccaaaccaacaatgaattgatctacttacaggTGTCGTGTGTGTATCCAAACCTGCTCTTGAAAAACTTATGTTCATGATTAAGGGTAAATACTCCTTTGAGGAGATGTGAAGATCTTTTATGGAAGTTTTAGAGGGGGAGAAATCTGTAGGAGCCTTGCCTTGAATATCTGCAAATGTTATAATTTGTGCACATTTGTCCAATGATTTGCTtatatttttgtctatttttttcactgaaaaactgttttgttgttttgcccTGTCAAAATGGAGTGTAGCTGGATGGTACTTTCAATTCAAACTGAAGTGTTAATACCTGTACTGTCACTTAAAGAGGTCGCAGTTTTGACATCAATGCTATGCCACTCTCAGTCCACGCTATGCTAACTGAGAAGTGGTATGTATTATTTTTGGTCATGGTTATTTTGGTTTGTAGACAATGCAGACGTAGCAGTATGCAATTATAAATGTTAGTCTTATGATTGTGAACATGCAGCTATGCTTCATTCAAATATAAACTTTGTAAATGCCATTTTGTAAGTTTTATAGTAGACATGTGTTTCAAAGCGCTACatggttttctttgtgtttatcTGCTAACTGGATTGATGACCCGCATGTGTGGAACAAACTGTATGTTACAgaacatttctattttttattgagTTGTACAGGGACACAACCACCATCTAGTCTTCATTAAAAGAACAACCAGTAGCTGTTTGTGGTTCAGATCCATAATTCAATCAGCGCAGCCACAGAACACAATACAGATCACACAGAAGTTAACGGATGTGCATCCAGTCAGATATAAGACTGCTGTAGCTCAGGAACGTCCGTTACATCTACAATTCagcaatataataataaaatagtaaaGATTTAAACATACATTCATATAGACAACGGCATgacaaattataaataaatgcattctaaaatatatttggcataggcaaagaaataaaagtacaagcatattatgaaaaacataaaatcagtaGACCCTTTATGAATTGTCCTATCGATATCAGTGTGTCAGGTTTCAGTCTATGCTGTAAATTATTCCAGACAAATGGGGTGAAATATCTGAAGGCTGTCTTTCCAAGATTACTGCAGGAACATACAGTGTCAGCAAGTCCTGAGAACAGGTGTTAAAAGTATAATGTCTTAAAAATATAATGCCTTAGGCACAAGAGTGACAATAAATAAGGTGGTAATTTTTTAAGTATTCCTTTATAGTTGAGCAGATAAAAGTGCTGATCTTGCCTGACAGAGATGGAGGGCCAGCCCATCTTCTGATCCAAGACACAATGATGGCTGCCATATGGGTTGTCAATAATAAATCTAAGAGCTGAGTGGTAGACATCCAGATGtttaagattagagaaaagagCATGTCTATAAATAATGTTGCCACAATCCTTTTCAATGGGAAACAGGACCTGTTCCTGTACAAAAAACCAAGCTGCATCTTTAATTTGCAACTTCAGTTGTCTATGTGGGTTTTAAAAGTGAATTTGTCATCAATCCAGATGCATCCAGAAGTATTTATAATGAGGAACTTTCTCAATCGGTGTACCATTTAAAGTGCAGATCTGAAGACTAATGTCAATTTCCTTAGTTCTTGAGAAAGGCATAAACTTTGTTTTATCtacatttaaaacaagtttAAGGTTTAGAAGGACCTTACTGTAGGCTTTTAAATGAGAGTTGCAGATTATCAATGGCTAACTGGATAGAGGTTGCTGAACTGTATAAaacagtatcatctgcataaaaatgtaaattacatcTATTGAGGGACATTAATATAGATGTTATTAATATAGATGGTGACTGATACCGGACCTAAGATGGAAGGAACCCTGTGGAATGCCCTTAGTCTGTACCTATATAgcctat contains:
- the serp2 gene encoding stress-associated endoplasmic reticulum protein 2 is translated as MVAKQRIRMANEKHSKNITQRGNVAKTLRPQEEKYPVGPWLLALFVFVVCGSAIFQIIQSIRMGM